TCTTGCGCGCGCTTCAGGTCGGCCTTGGCGATATCCTGCATCTGCCAGGCGTAGCCCAGTTGCGAGTACGTCCGGGCAATGTTGGTGGAGAGCGTGATCCGCGCTTGCTGACCATCAATCTGCGCGGCGCGGCTCTGGCTGACCTGGGATTCCCAGGCGGCGCGTTCGCCACCCCACAGGTCAAAGTCATAACTGAACTTGAGCGAGACCATCTTGAGCGCGGCGTAACCATCGCCGTACGGCGGCGGCAACACGGTGCCCGGAATGCGGATGCCCGAATACGCGGCCGCGGCATCTACCCGTGGCGCGCGCGCAGCGTCTGCCGCACCGGCCTGGGCCAGCGCCAGGCGCGTGCGCGCATCAGCCGCTTCCAGATTGGGGTTGTTCTTGAGTGCTTCGTCGATCAGCGTGGACAACTGGGCGTCGCCCAGCGTGGTCCACCAGCGCTGATCCGGCCAGGCACTGCTGACTTTGGCCGCAGCCAGCGCCTGTTGCCCGGACAAGCTGTTGGCATCAAGCAATTTGCCCTGCGGGCTCAACCCGTCCTGATTGGCACAACCGGCCAGCAGTGCGACGACAAGCGCACTCAAGACCAGCGGGTGCGACGATACTTGCCGTCGCAAGGTTTTTTTCATCACTGCGCTTTCTCCAGGCTATTCCTGACGCGTTTGAGGAGCGAAATCAATGTCTCTTGTTCTTGTGCAGAGAGGTCGACCAGTGCTTGTTCCATGGAATCGTCACCACAACTGCGCATGGTGGTCCACAGCGCCATGCCCGCTTCTGTGAGCGTGATCTGCAAGGCGCGACGATCTTCCTGGTGCGGTTGACGGCGCAGGTAGCCTTTCTCTTCCAGCTTGTCCAGCAGGCGCGTCATGGCACCGGCATCATGGTCAATGGCGCGTGCCAGTTCGGTTGCCGTTTGCGCACCGTGGTAGGCCAGGCGCTTGAGCACCAGATACTGGCTCAGGTTCAGTTCCAGCCCACTGGATGCCAGCTTGCGCTCAAACAGTTGAAACAGACCGTCACGGACCTGGCGGACCAGAACCCCGAGATTCTCTTCGGGTGCGTGGATGGAAGACATTGGCAAACCTTGTGAATGGTGGAAGTCGGTGGCTGATGGTAGGTTTCTTCTGTGATAATTGTCAAAGCAATGGTATGAAAGCGAATAGTCGATCGCGGCCAGTGTTCATTGCGTAATTACCTGATTTTGATTGGTATTTTTGATAACTAGCCGACTGGTCGGTTGGATTGTTCTTTGTGATGGACAAACAATTCAATCGGCATAACAGCCTGCGGCAAAAACATGACACTTTCATGGGAAAGTCCGGTGTGTTTTTCCCGAGACATTCCGGCTTATGGCCTTGTCATGGCGCGCTATATTCTGTAATTTCTGTATTAACAGAAATAAAAATGAAGCGATCGGTGTGATAACAACCCGCCGCTTCTGCATTTTTTGGCCTATTTTCTGCAACGGCACTGGTTTTTAGTCGCTTTGGCGGATGGGTTGTTCCGGTATCGGGCCAAAATCCGCCTCTGTATTTCTCTATAAACAGAAATTGTGACAAGCATGAAGGTCTTTCTGGTCGGTGCCGACGGTTTTCTGGGGCGACACATTGCCCGGGCGCTGCTGGCTGCGGGTCATGCCATTGTCCCGGCAGTCCGGCAAGTGCGGCAGCCCGGCGAGGTAGAGGCGGACTTCACCCGTTTGCAGCAGGCTGAACTGATCAACGCCATGCGCGGCTGCGAGGTACTGATCAACTGTGCCGGGCTTTTTCGGGAAACCGCCAGCGCCCGGTTTGACGCGGTGCACATCGACGGCCCGCGCGCGTTGTATCAGGCGGCCGTGGCGGCAGGCGTACGCCGGGGTGTGCTGATCTCTGCGCTGGGTGCCGCACCCCATGCCGTGACCGCGTACTGGCGCAGCAAAGCCGCCGGAGAGGCCGTGCTGCATGAATCCGGATTACCGGCGACCGTCATCCGTCCCTCGCTGGTTTATGGCGAAGACGGCGCCAGCACCCGCTGGTTTGTACGCCTGGCGCAAGGGCCGCTGGCGCTGCTGCCCGCACGGCGTAGCCGGGTGCAACCGATGCATGTGGATGATCTGGCGCAGGGCGTGGTGGCTGCATTGAGTGATGCCAGCACGCAGGGCCAGACGCTGGCCGCCGCCGGTCCGCAAACGCTGGATATGGCGCAGTACCTGCAGCAATTGCGTGGCCGTGGTCGCTGCCGGGTGGTGTCGGTGGGGCCGGCGCTATGCAATGTGGCTGCCCGCGTGGCGCAACACTGGCCCGGCTCGCTGCTGACCCCGGAAAGCCTGGCCATGCTGGCCGAAGGCAATGTCGCGGCGGATGCCGAACCCTTTGCCCGACTGGTCGGGCGGCCGTTACGTCAGGCCGCAGATTTTGTCAGTGCCGCAGCACGCTGGCAGGCCCGCATCGGGCTGGCGCGTTGCAGCCTGCAAGCTGGTCTGGCGCTGGTCTGGCTGGGCACGGCGGTGGTGTCGCTGTGGCTGTTTCCGGTTGCCGGCAGCAACCAGTTGCTGGCCGCGTGCCATGTGCCGCCGCCATGGTTTGCACTGATGCGGATTGGCGCCGCGGTGCTGGATGCGGCGTTGGGTGTGCTGACCCTGCTCGCGCCCGGGCGCCGGTTATGGCAAGGGCAGATCGCGCTCATTGCCGTTTACAGCGTCATCGTGGCGCTCTGCCTGCCCGAGTTTCTTGTCCACCCGTTTGGCCCCTTGCTCAAGAACGCCGGATTGCTCGGCGCGCTGTTTGCATTACTGATACTGGAGGAAAACTGACATGCTCTATCTACTGATCAAGACACTGCACATCCTGTCGGCCACATTCATGTTCGGCACCGGCTTTGGCACTGCGTTTTATATGTTCTTTACCAACCGCAGCAAGAACGTACAGGCCATTGCGGTGGTGACCCGCTGGGTTGCGCGCGCCGACTGGTGGTTTACCACACCATCGGTGATTTTCCAGCCCTTGTCCGGCTACTGGATGATGCGTCAGGCCGGCTGGCCCGTGGCCTGGAACTGGGTGGGCCTGGCCTTGTTGCTGTATGTGATTGCCGGGATGTGCTGGCTGCCGGTGGTATGGCTGCAACTGCGCATGCGGGACATGGCGCAAAAGGCTGCAGGGCAGGGCCACAGTACCTTGCCGGCCGTGTACTGGCGCTATGAAAAGCTGTGGACCGTGCTGGGTTTCCCGGCCTTTGGCGGCCTGCTGGTGGTGTACTGGTTGATGGTCGCCAAGCCGTTCTGATCGCGGTGCCAGATAAAACAAAGGCCAGCGGGTTGCCCGGCTGGCCTTTGTCATTGGTGCGTCTAACCCGATCAGGCGGGTTGTTCGCCGCCCAATGCTTCCAGCAGATCCGGCACCAGAGCGCGGGTTTCACCCACAAACAGGGCCAGGCCGGAATCGAACAGGGCCGCTTTGTCGGCGGCATCGGCA
The Silvimonas iriomotensis genome window above contains:
- a CDS encoding DUF2269 family protein encodes the protein MLYLLIKTLHILSATFMFGTGFGTAFYMFFTNRSKNVQAIAVVTRWVARADWWFTTPSVIFQPLSGYWMMRQAGWPVAWNWVGLALLLYVIAGMCWLPVVWLQLRMRDMAQKAAGQGHSTLPAVYWRYEKLWTVLGFPAFGGLLVVYWLMVAKPF
- a CDS encoding MarR family winged helix-turn-helix transcriptional regulator, coding for MSSIHAPEENLGVLVRQVRDGLFQLFERKLASSGLELNLSQYLVLKRLAYHGAQTATELARAIDHDAGAMTRLLDKLEEKGYLRRQPHQEDRRALQITLTEAGMALWTTMRSCGDDSMEQALVDLSAQEQETLISLLKRVRNSLEKAQ
- a CDS encoding SDR family oxidoreductase yields the protein MKVFLVGADGFLGRHIARALLAAGHAIVPAVRQVRQPGEVEADFTRLQQAELINAMRGCEVLINCAGLFRETASARFDAVHIDGPRALYQAAVAAGVRRGVLISALGAAPHAVTAYWRSKAAGEAVLHESGLPATVIRPSLVYGEDGASTRWFVRLAQGPLALLPARRSRVQPMHVDDLAQGVVAALSDASTQGQTLAAAGPQTLDMAQYLQQLRGRGRCRVVSVGPALCNVAARVAQHWPGSLLTPESLAMLAEGNVAADAEPFARLVGRPLRQAADFVSAAARWQARIGLARCSLQAGLALVWLGTAVVSLWLFPVAGSNQLLAACHVPPPWFALMRIGAAVLDAALGVLTLLAPGRRLWQGQIALIAVYSVIVALCLPEFLVHPFGPLLKNAGLLGALFALLILEEN